One part of the Sus scrofa isolate TJ Tabasco breed Duroc chromosome 8, Sscrofa11.1, whole genome shotgun sequence genome encodes these proteins:
- the ADH4 gene encoding alcohol dehydrogenase 4 (The RefSeq protein has 5 substitutions compared to this genomic sequence) yields the protein MGTKGKVIKCKAAIAWEANKPLSIEEVEVAPPKAHEVRIQIIATALCHTDAHIIHPQYEGAFFPVILGHEAAGIVESVGPGVTNVKPGDKVIPLYLPQCGKCKFCLSSRTNFCGKLKNFRNPMGDQKLMEDETSRFTCKGKPIYHFMGTSTFSQYTVVSDVNLVKIDDDANLERVCLLGCAFSTGYGAVVNTAKVTPGSTCAIFGLGGIGLSAVIGCKAAGASRIIVIDIKNEKFTKAKALGATDCLNPRELDKPIQEVIIEMTNGGVDFAFECVGGADIMRAALDSVTAGWGLCTIIGVNVGDSGLRVSSVELIMGRTLNGTSFGGWKGTDSVPKLAADYKNKKFNLDALVSHTLPFDKINEAFDLMYQGKSIRTVLLF from the exons ATGGGCACCAAGGGCAAA gTTATTAAATGCAAAGCAGCCATAGCCTGGGAAGCAAACAAACCGCTCAACATTGAAGAGGTTGAGGTAGCTCCCCCCAAAGCTCATGAAGTTCGAATTCAG ATAATCGCCACTGCCCTGTGCCATACTGATGCCCATATCATCCATCCTCAATATGAAGGGGCTTTTTTCCCAGTGATCCTCGGCCATGAAGCTGCAGGAATTGTGGAAAGTGTTGGGCCAGGAGTGACCAACATCAAACCAG gtGACAAAGTAATTCCACTCTACTTGCCTCAGTGTGGAAAATGCAAGTTCTGTCTGAGTCCACGCACAAATTTTTGTGGAAAACTCAA gaattTCAGAAATCCTATAGATGATCAAAAATTAATGGAAGATGAAACCAGCAGGTTTACCTGCAAAGGAAAACCAATTTACCATTTCATGGGGACCAGTACCTTCAGTCAGTACACTGTAGTGTCAGATGTTAATCTTGTCAAAATAGATGATGATGCCAATTTAGAGAGAGTTTGTCTGCTTGGATGTGCATTTTCAACTGGCTATGGGGCTGTAGTCAACACTGCCAAG GTCACACCTGGTTCTACTTGTGCCATCTTTGGCCTAGGCGGCATCGGTCTTTCTGCTGTAATCGGTTGTAAAGCAGCAGGAGCTTCCAGAATCATAGTTATTGATATCAAGAATGAGAAGTTTACAAAGGCCAAAGCCCTTGGAGCCACTGACTGCCTCAATCCTAGAGAGCTAGATAAACCCATTCAGGAGGTCATCATTGAAATGACCAATGGAGGTGTGGATTTTGCCTTTGAGTGTGTGGGGGGAGCTGACATCATG AGAGCAGCCCTGGACAGTGTAACAGCAGGCTGGGGATTATGTACTATCATTGGAGTCAACGTTGGTGACAGTGGATTGCGTGTTTCTTCAGTAGAGCTAATAATGGGCCGTACTCTAAATGGAACAAGCTTTGgtg GTTGGAAAGGTACTGATTCTGTCCCAAAGCTGGCTGCTGACTATAAGAATAAGAAATTCAATCTGGATGCACTGGTGTCTCATACCCTCCCTTTTGACAAAATCAATGAGGCATTTGACCTAATGTATCAAGGAAAAAG cATTCGGACAGTTCTGCTCTTTTGA